ACAAATtattaagaatgaatttaacaaataaGCAAATTAAAAAAGcagtttaaaaaatattaaaattttttatgtaaGTCTTTTCGCACGGGAGGGAAACATTGGTTAGTTCCATGagagaaggagaaaaagaagaaaataaaaggaaaaagaaaagggacaaaagaaaagaaatgaaaaaagctaatagagaaaaaaagaaaaaatttaagATAGTAGGGGTAGTGTTGTCCAAACATATCATTCAAGGGGGCAAAATACCTATTATTATAGTTTAGGGGGTAAACTGCAACTGGTTATATAGTTTGTGgtgattttttgcatttaaccctaaaaaaaattgttcaaagAGCTATCTTGCACTCTTTGCTATGATTCGAAATTGTGGAATTGGTTATGGTCTCTTAGGCATTGTTCTACCTAGGTCATGATCAATTGTAACAATATTGTACAAAACACATTTTTTAGCAACTTTTAAGTATtgttaaaaaaatatgaaaacagGAAATGTTATGTAGAATACAATGAACACATAACATAAGTCCAATATATTTGTTTATCATCTTGAATATGTCtagtatttaatttttattcctATACAACGTCTTCAAATATCATTTAGAGACTAATTTTCATATCTAAATTGTAAAAACGGTTTTATCTAAAAGTTAGTAAATCCTTAACATTTTTAGTGGTATATTTGATGATGATTTCCTATTGTCCTTTACATTAGGGGTGCAAAGCGTATATTCTATTAGTTGAGgcggacaaagtggaattagcCGCTAATCTTGTAGGGTTACATTTACACGTACTCTTGGCGGGTCTGCCCATTGTGGCGCGTACTCGAACAGAGTATGTACACAGCCCCCACAATTACAGTTCACACCTCACTTTCCTCACTCGTTCGGTCGTTCCTTGACTCCGCATTCACCCCAACATCAGCGCTCAACTGCGGCACGGAGTCCTCTCGAAATAGTCAAAGTTAAGCTTCTCTCTTTTCATCAGTCCCTCCCAAAATACTCAGAAAGAAAAGTCTCCTCCCAACCTCACAAGACTCTCAATCACTAGTACTCTCTTCCAGTCCAAAACCCCACCAACATCCCTTCTGTTCTCTCCATCCATTGCTTCACTTTTCTCCATTCTTCCACTCCCTTTCCTCTACTCCCTCCACCCCACCCTCCATTCATCCCATTTTTACACACACTACTCACATGTTTCCCCCCCTCATTGACAACACAATATTGAATATACCCTCACCAATTATTTCCCAAAAATCCCTTCTTAACCATCTCAAGAAAAGTGAGGAAAACCCCCCCTCCTCCTCTCCTCCTCCTATCTCCCTTTACCTCCATTCCTCcctttttttcctattttaacACACACAACACACACTCCTCACAtgtttttcctctcataatCCAACAAAAACCTCCCAAACAAATTTCCCAAAAATCCCTTCTTAAGTAACCATCTCTCAAAAAAGTGGGGGAAAACCCCCCATCCCCTATCCCTTTCTCCTCCATTCCTCCCTGTTTTTTTTCTTACACACACAACACACACTCCTCCCATGTTTTTCCCCTGCACTATCCCACAGAAAACCCTCCCAGATAAAATTTTCAGAAATCCCTTGTTAAACATCTCTAGAAAGTGAGGAAAGATAAAAGCAGCCAAATTAACCCAACCCAAAAGGCAGAAGGCAAATGTATCCTCCCTCCACAAATCCCACCTTGCCGCCACTTAAAGAACCTCCGGCGGAGACTCCGGCGGAAGCCCTTGACAAAATAACGCGGCTTTTAACCAGTCTTCTTCCTTCTACACTTTCAATAACTTCCTTCACATCTAGATGGCAAGTTCTCCGGTCAAAGCTTGCTTCTCTCAAATCCATGCTCTCGGAACTTTCCGATTCGGCTCACTGGTCGGATAATCTGCTTCTGCAGTCTCTTCTTCCCAATGTTTTCTCGACTCTTCAGCGCGTTCAGACGCTCTGTCAGCAATGCTCAGACCCTTCTTTCACTCCGGGGAAGCTCCTCATGCAGTCCGACCTGGATATGTGTACTGGCTGGCTGTCGAAACTGATTCATGACCTCGACCTTTTGCTCCGGTCAGGGGTTCTCCGGCAGTCCAACGCCATTGTCCTCTCTCACCCCTCTGTCAATTCTTCTAAAGAAGATTTATCCCTCTTTGTGAAGGACCTGTTTACCCGGCTACAGATCGGCGGAACAGAGTTCAAGAAAAAAGCCCTTGATTCGTTGGTTCAGTTGCTATCCGAGGATGAAAAGTCCGCCGGATTGGTGGCAAAAGATGGGGAGGTTAGTTATTTGGTGTCGCTTCTGGATATGAATGCTAATACTTTTATTCGAGAACAGGCTGTTTTAGCCGTTTCTATGCTTGCTTCCAATAGCGATCAATCGAGAAAATGCGTATTTGAAGAGGGGGCTTTGGGCCCTTTATTGAGAATTATCGAGTCTGGATCAATGCCGTTGAAGGAGAAGGCTGCTATGGCTGTGGAGTGCATCACTTTAGATGCTGAAAATGCCTGGGCTGTTTCGGCTTATGGAGGGGTTTCTATTCTTGTAGAGTTATGTAAGTCTGGTTCTTCTGTAGCTCAGTCCCACGCAATTGGGGCTGTGAGGAATGTATCCACAAATGAGGATATTCGTTTGGCTTTGGCTGACGAAGGGGCTATACCAGTTTTATTACAATTGCTTGTTTCAGGTACTGCTTCAGCGCAAGAAAAAGCAGCTAATTGTGTTGCAATTCTTGCTTCTTCGAGCGAGCATTTTCGTAATTTGTTGTTACAAGAAAAGAGTTTGCACAGGTTGCTTCATTGCTTGCACGCATCGTCTAGTTCGGATACATTAGAACATATTTTACGGGCAATTTATTCGCTTTCTGGGATGGATTCTGCTTTTAGGATGTTATCCGCATCTACCACGTTTATTGTACAAATTGCTGATCTTATTAAGCACGGAAATGTTATGTTGCAGCATATTTCTGCTTCGTTGCTAGCAAAATTATCGATAAGTGAGGGGAATAAGAGGGCTATCAGTGGGTGTATGGGGTCTTTGGTGAAGCTGATGGAGTCAGCTAAGCCTGATGGATTGCAAGAGGTGGCTGCCAATGCATTGGTTTCACTGTTGGCCGTGAGGTCTAATAGAAAAGATTTGGTCAAGGATGAGAAGTGTCTGATGAGACTGGTTCAGATGTTGGATCCAAGAAATGATTTTGTTTCTAAGAAGTTCCCTATAGCAGTGGTGGCAGCAATTATGGCCAGTGGCAGTCAGGGTTGCCGGAAGCGGTTGGTGGCGGCTGGGGTTTATGGGCATCTTCAGAAGTTGGCTGAGATGGAGGTTATCGGAGCCAAGAAGGCCTTGCAGAGGCTCTCCGGCAACAGGCTGAAGAGTATATTCTCAATGACTTGGAGGGAATAATCAATAAAGTGACTAACCCCCGCCGATACAGGTAATTTTTCTAGATAAATCAAATCATTAGTATTTGTAATCGGCAGCTTAGGTAGGGTCAAGTAGTCAACTATGCCCAATCATCAACATGACGAGTCTGCAGTTTTACGCCTCTGGGATTGTCATTAGTATGCGCATGAAATAACTGTTTTATTAGTCTTCTATTGCCTTTCTGCCTTTCCTGATATGAAGACAATGTTGCCCTTCTCCACTCACGTATAAATGTGATTTGAAGCGGAAAAATGGGTCAAAAACTCGTTATTGGTCATAATAATCAGGGGACTTTTTCTTTGGAAAATGTTTAATTTGATCAGATCAGGATCATTTTGTAGGGGCCCCAAGAGATGATGAAACCTATCTTTTGGGCTGCAATAGGGACAGTCTTTTTTGCCTCTGATCAACAGTAACAATTTCTGTTGGCTTAGATTTGGTCAAAGAACAGCAGTGGAGTGTTAAGCTACCACATTCATCTCTTTTCATAACCGAAATATAGGCTGAAACTACCAACATTGAAGGGGaaagagagaggggggggggggggggaagctGGTAGCTAATTGTTAAGACCAATAAAAATATCTCCTCTAGATATGCCCACAAGGTTAAACTAAACTTTCTTACACTACTTGTCATGTGTTTAGCAAATCATTGACTAACTTTTGATTGATGAGTTGTTTCTCACAAGTGGTGTAATCATTTAGtgcatttttctttgattaTTTGGCAAAGGAGACCTTTCATGTTATCGGGGGATTGGATCTTGGAAAAAATTGAGTGAAGCCTAGGAGTTAAAGGGTCTCATTTACTCAACTTAGTATTGGGTTCAATTGCCACCAAACACTCTCCCGTTTtctggaaagaaaaaaaaaaactcaggttcATCGGCAGCATATATAATAGTTAAAACAAGGGATTGGATCTAGCTAGTGAATACTTAATATTTGCGCAAAGAGGAATCTTGATTTATACAATTATATATCATGCTAAGGCTATATAGTTCCAAAACCATGGTATGGATATGGATGTTATAATTGCTGGCTCATGATCTTAATGAATATGTACTGTTGGTAGGTGTATTATTTATAGGGCGACTGTATTACACGTGAAGGGCAAACTTCTTATTCGATTCAATCTTTTTGTCTCCTAAACTGCATTTTTACAATGGTTTGTTAATTATGCAGGAGTTCcttgtttggatttttctaaCTGTCAATGTGGAAGCTACGATTCCTGCACATGTGAAACAAACAGTTATATACACATGGTATACCCCAAAATTTTACCTTATAAGAAGTAATATATTAtccttgaaaaaaaatttgattattCTAAATCATATGACAACGGCATGGATGCGGTTTTTAGGATGtatccttgtttttcttttttcatttatttttttagtttgacCTTTTTGGCAAAAAGGTTTGTGTAAGAAAAGCTagtgctgctgctgctgctgctgctgctgtgtgattttttttagtcattttttcTGGGTTCTAAACTCATGTTTGATAATGTAAATGAAGTGTGCTTGTGTTACTCTGTAATGGCCAAAAGCACTAGTGAGAAAGTGTGAAATTCGATCTTTTGCTGTCTTGTGCTCATTTCCTTTGAACTGGAATTTTTCCTTTCATACTGCTGGCTTCCTTCCTTTGCGGGATTGACATTACTAGATTGCTTCTTTTTGACTTGTGATCATCGAGTATAAAATAcagtaaaattatttttcaagtGATAGTTCCCTTCCACCCCAACTGATAGGCCCCTTTCCTTAGCAGGCAGTTTTCTAGAAGGGGCATTGAGATGGGCTTCTTCTATATTACATGCCATGTTATAAAAAGGACggattatttttaaaaaaaaatattgcagCTGATGGCAACCAATACCAACCTTAAAGTTTTTGTGTTTGATTGCTTTTGGTTTTCTTCCAACCTCGACTTTGCATGTTGATGGGAATTGATTCCCATTTCATGTAAAAAGGAATAGAGAATTATTCTGATGCTAATTGAAACCTTTTCCAAGGTTTGGTGATTCTTGAGGGTAACTTCCTCCTTTTTTAGGTCCTTGATAACAATTGAATGGTTCAGTTGGCCAGATTCAGAGTTGGTTGGTTGGTAACTTTGAATATTTCTCAAATCTTTCCCTTCCCAACTTTGTGAGATGCACTGAgtccaaaaaaaacaaaaaaaaacacgcCCACAGATGAAACTTCTTGATTTTTggcaagaaaaaggaaaagaccaggtacattttttttttttttgccaatacGATAGCTTCCTATCCTATGGGGAGAGGGAGGGTTTGAAGAGGTTTGAAGACGATAATTCGGAGGGGACTGAATCATCATCGGATTAGATGGATGCACTACATATTTACTTGAATTTTTTAAGCAAGGTCACATTTAATTATGTTAAATTGACGAGGGCAAGGTTTGAATCCTGCCTTTCACTCCACCAAACCTTAATGCTGTGGTGGTGGCAAATTGATGGGTACATTACATGTGCCTCCTTCTGAAAACCTACCTGcatcaaaaaaattcaaagggTAGTTTTGGGAGTAAGCATCGGCTTCGGCGTAGATGTAGGGATGGAAGGGGACTGTGAAAAAGATGGAGATTGAGAGAAATCAAATCACAAATGGATACTTACTTAGAATAATACCAATAGGGTCCCATCccgtggtggtggtggtggtggacaAGTTTACAGCGACATCACATGGGGAAGATGCAAATGTTGGATTTGATACATCTCTGGCGGGGTCGTATTCAATACATACATTAAGATAGTACGGCCAGAAGTATTAGGGTCTGTCAATGGCTGTAAGGTATAAAGCTAGACGCGGTTGTGCTTGAGCTCTtctgaatttattaattagCATATCGTTTTAGTCAAACATATATCAATTCTTCAAATTCTCCGGTGGgaaaaaagttttaaatttgACAGTTGTGTTGAAAAGTGGATGAAAATTATACGAGGATGTACTTAAATCTGTTCTGAATTTAATTAGTAGTATGTTTTTTCGACAAAGAGAAATCCCTTAGCGGCTAAAAGTTTAAATTTGATAGGGATGGAAAGTCAATGAGAGTTGAGGAATATGCGTGACAAAATCAAATATTTACATATGATGAATTACTTACATTGACTTAAGCATAGAAACAAATTAAAAGATGATTCACCTGTTTTATGTCAGGAATTCTCTTAGGATTGTGGTGACTTAAGCGATAGAGATAAATTAAAAGATGGTTCACTTCTTTGATATTAGGAATTcttaggttccgtttgataaaattgaatctgaattctgaagtctgaaatctaaaatctgaatactgaaataattaatttgctgaattttaagcactggaaaaaatatatgaatgtctgaattttaatgctaaatctatttatactgtttgataaatatttatagctgaatacttaataagtttaatttgacaattttgcccttataaaagaaatagaatctatgatttaattagtttaaaattgttaggtatgaaaatgacaatatttatttttaaatcaaattaatataaaatatgaaatatattaAATGAGAAGTATGGAGAaaatgtgaaagtcattaaaaagggagaaaagaaaaactaaaaatcgttagatagagaatattatgttgtttaattagataagaattttgaatataattaacaaacaatggtagatttggtagataaaatAAGGTAgctgaagtaattctattgattcttatcagaattaagcattcagttaggattcttgtgcagaaaaaaatacacacaggttcagcactgcttaacaagttcagcaaatagattttcatttatcaaacacgcaaaacatctgaatgtcttaaaaaattcagattcaacgcttttttatgttatcaaacagacctcATTCTATCATTTAGGATTATAGAAACAAATTAAAGATGGCCCACTTCCTTGATATTAGGAATTCTCATTCAATGGTTTAGATTTGTCGCTTTTTGCAGTTGGGCTCTTaaacaaataatgaaaaataaactaTGATCCATTTAAACAAATATCTACTAATAATTGTTTTTGTCCCTTTCCCACACAAACAAATGCATTTTTAACCCTATTATCAACTaagaagaataaaataattgaCCTGAGACAATACCTAACCCACCCAAAAGACCATAGAACAAGTTAGGCTCAATCCATTAATTCGAAACAAGATTAAGTTGTTAACTACACAATATGTGGGTGAAAATTATGTAGGTCTtaaattaacccaaaaaaaaaaagaaaaagaagaagaaaaaaggaattggtgggtcaaatttgaaattcttgTTTGGTCCACCTCTCCTTGACAAGGTCACAACTTCACATGCCTGCCTGGCTTGAGGTACACTTTCTTCCTCAATCTTTTCAGCCCTTCTTGATTGGTACACAAACCACCACCCACAATTCACAATGCATCTGATGCTAAAAGGAAAAGGCTGAGACTTTTCTTGTCATATTTCCCGTGATTTCCCTTTAAAGCAGCCACTGCATAAACTATAGCTGTAAAGCTTCACATCCCTCCACTCTCCTGTCattattatttttcctcagaAATGGTTTCTTGCTTTCTCATTCTTCCCGCTTAGACTTGCTTCTTTACCTTCTTTTTGGAgggttttatttcttttgttttttctttttttcttttctcagtTTCTTCATtcaaaacaaagagaaaagtGACCAGAACTCAGAACAAAGGCTGGTTCTTACCTTgaaatttcactttttcaagGCATGCATGAGAAAATTTGCATGCTATTTGTGTTCTCCAATATAGATATATAGGGGCTCGTGAAAAGGATTGGAGTTTCAAAATTGGGAGTAATGCCACTTCACACGATTTCTACTTAAAAGATTTAATAAGTAGCAAATATTTAAAGGTAAAGTGAAAAGTAGTAGAGAGTTTTAGAAGGAGCAAAGTGGATGTAAAGTTGTAGTTGTTTATATGTTGGTTCTAGACCAAATTAATCATATAAGTAATAGTAATTTCTTTGGTAAaaatttaacaaagaaattcACAAAATCTCATACCTCAATATTGCATtaataaatgcaaataatttgtacCATCAAAGTTATTTTGGCATGGGTTGATGCGCGAACTAGATCTTAAAATTATTGGATGAACAGCTTCTGATCTTCAATCCAACCACCTTGGAATTGACAGCTACTAAGAAGTTCGGTAGGGCTGAGGCGCGTAGAACGCTCTCTTTAAGACGATACGCGCCCCTACGGTATTTTTTAAACCGATGCAGAAGGTCTAGCGCGCCGCCTCCAGGATACAACAGCCCAACTCTATAGTTATTGCTTCCCTTTGATCTGCACAACCAAGAGAAGCAGAAGCTTTCCAATATCTTACTTTGCCCAAAGAAAATAGAATGAGGGAGAAAGAAATGAGTGTGAGGAAAATAGTATTTAGAATGATTTTTTGTTGAGAGAAGTGTCAATAAAATTCTCCAAAGACCTTCACTATTTATAAGCTACAAAACCTTAAGAAAAAGAGGTTGAAAACGTGTAACGGTTTTTCCGTATTAAATTGTAGTTAATTGGTAGAATTTGTaacctaaaaaaaattaatccacATTTGAATGGGTTATAAAGACTCAATTAATTCCTCATTTGAACAAATAATTCATTTGTAACTCTAATTCAAATAATTGTACAATAACTCCATTCAAAATGCATTGTAACTCCCACAATTATAATTCCCATAACTcccaaataaattattataactCCTTGTAATGAAACTCCCACAATTATAATTCAAATAACTtccaaataaattattataactCCTTGTAATgatttggtcaaggaaaaaattaagattttattaaaatacaccAACATTATATACCTATATTAACGGATTCAACTGTCTGCATTAGatgaatttctttttctttttcttttttttttggacatgCAAATCGTTAGTGAAGGAATAAAATGCATGacaatagtttttttttttatttccttttccccACTTAAATGATCCTTTGGGTGCTTATTTTCTAAGAGGAAACCAATAGGGCATTTTGGACCGATGAAAGGCCAATTTATTAATAACAAGAGAACTAACTACATATGAAGCCAAGACCACTGTACCACAAGTTTAAgatgcccaaaaaaaaaaaaagagctacgTTAATTATTTTAATGTCGGATGACAAATAAGTGATGACAAACAATGGTTAGGAATGCTTTTATCGAATCACTAAGCAAAATGCTTAACAGGTTTAACATTAGATTAGAAAAGGCTTTTCcggatgcattttgagtcatcATTTAAAACTCTAATCTCGTTACAATAACCTAATATCTGTCTGGGATGTACGAAggcttagtttgggagtttagggtagaaaagaaaagaagggaaaactTAAGTTATGAGAGAAGAGAAAGAATTGTTATATTACTTGGGAGTTTTGAGAATTAGTAGAATGCTTTTGAATATGGAAGTcattaaatatttgttcaaaacttttttaaggacaaaatagacattttgaaaaaatttgacaaGCTTCCTCAAAGTTTCCTTCCATTTCTGTCCAATTTGAGAGGAAAAGTTTTGGCTGCTGTAGCGCTGCATTTCATCCTTTGaatcctttcatttcctttcttttctttcttactAAAATCTAACAAACAAAGGAAgaactttctcttctttcctttttcttttttctccaaaACCCTAGCTCCCAAACAAAGCCTAAATTCACTCCTTTTCATTCCTAAATTTTGGACTTTAATATTAATGGTACTAATTATTAATATCTAAAAGTGTGAGAATTTGAGATTGAGGAGCATGAATTTAACTCATCCCCTAACATTTTGACTGTATTAGCctaagggtccgtttgtttcgggtgaaaatgttttccaggaaaatattttcctaatttcccgtgtttggttgcacaaaagttactgaaaacattttcctatgtaaaatattttcactcatcttgtggaaaacaacttcccttccaaacttactgaagttgttttccgaaatgcatgcatcccgcctgtagtatgttccaaacttactgaaaacatcttgtaatatgttcttttttttttttagtgtaaacaggaggactcgaacccaagatctcttccttacactccctcccctgtaccacccaacccaacccaaccctccccctagtaaattcaaaataaaaaaaaaacctcattctgctcatcctatgctagtaattaattgtgtataatagggacattcttttctagagaaactttcagcagtgagagtgcaagatatatgtcacaataagcattgcatgtgattgatatttgacactaaatggccagcaatttgtttattgcttaaggagatattttttattcatatacacatttctccaagattttttaaagttaaacaatgagataaattttcttattttgcatgggaagaagtatgtagttataatgtgtagaaagtaaagatagagataaaagtgaaaatatttcaaaaattaaacaaacaccagaaaaatgaagtaagaaaatattttcaataagctaaccaaacacctgaaaatgatgaaagggaaatgattttcatggaaaattacttccacggaaaatattttcccaaggaaaacattttacttccaatcaaacagaccctaaatGCTTGTGAAACTAACCTTCAAACTTTGTCCCAACCGTTACAAGAAGGGACTCCTGTCTCTCTTGAGCTTGGAGGTAGGGTATTTGGAAACCCGTCTTCCCCTCCTCTAGGGCTTTGTTTGGAAAGGGattttctatcaaaaaaatCTGCATTTTccgtaaacacatttttcaattatctttttatctcacatatatcaaatcgttacagtacattttctataaaaactACAGAAAATTGCAATCTAAACACAACCATTAGTCAAGCATTCCTTCGAGTGCTTGTGTGGACGCTCACTAAGGAGGACATCTCACTCTACAATGGGAGAAAAACTCTCACTCTAGAGAGACGTGTGTTGGGTGGTAGTTTGGATTTGAACTTGAATTCAATTTGCTTTATCGAGTGAATTCGAATTTGAGCTCCTCACTTAGTTTCTTGACTTGATCTCGAGTCCCAAGTTTTGATATTCGTCAAACTCTCTTAACTAATTCTAACAAGTTCAATCTATAGTAGGggtgtgcaaaatcgaaaaattccGATTTACCGACTAAATTTGAATTAAATTCGGAATTTTCGAAATCGGTAATTCAGAATTCTGCGCTGAATTCGAAATTTTAGATTTCGAATTATGCGAATTTGGTTTGAATTCGGTAATGGAGTTTTTGAAATCGgaaatcgaaatcggaattTCCGATTTCTATTTCgtttaataatatatatattaatatttatttatttattaatattttttatttcaatttcattttataatatgtatattaatatataggtatgtatataataatattttaataatatatttatatattaatattttttataatatatgtaatattatatttatattatataacattacatctaacaaaaaagaaaaaaaaagggaaaaaaggtttcaaaattcggtgaatttggaatttaccgaattccgaattgaattcgggATCGAAATTGAAATCGGAACTAGTGAATTCGAAATTGAAATCGAAATCGGTCGATAATTCCTATATCAAAATTCcgaaaaatttcaaattcaaactttcgaattcgaattcgatgcaCACCCCTAATCTATAGCACGACAGTATTTGTGCTAAACTTAGTTTATTTACACGTCAACTATCAACCAACATGGATATCCTCTCCCCTTTAATTCTCTTTGATATTTGTTGTGTTAGACAAATAAATTACATTTACAAACTTCAGAACTTTTCTAAAACTAATATAGGAACACACGTTTTTTCTCTTGATAATCTTGGAGGCCAGCCACGGATTTAAGGGGGGGCtggtgggggcttaagcccccccccaagccgccggaaaaccccctatatataggggattCCGGCGGCCAGCCCAGCCATTCCGCAGAGGGCAAGCTCAGACTCCTGCTTGATGATTTTTTCTTTGTCTGATGAGGTCAGACATTCCGCAGAGGGTTGCACGTATCCATACCCAAACCCTATGGCAGAGTTGCAATAAGTCTCTACGGTACCATCCCTAGATTCTAGGTTGATGTTGTTCAGCACAATGTGGCTGCAAGGAACCGTGTCGCTGCATGCAAATTTCATGGCGTTTTTGCTTTTGGAAGTCCCGCTAATGTTCTTGTACATGATTTCACTTATTTCAACTGCAGAACTCTGGATATAAAAAGTCGTTGTCAGGATATTTTAAGGATGAGTAGATAAACAATTGcctgcactttttttttttttggtcgaatTTTAGTATCATTCAGAGTTTATTCACCAAAGAGAGCAGAAAATACAAAGTCCGTCTGGTTCCCAATTAACCAGCTATTCTGGAAAACCATGAA
Above is a genomic segment from Coffea eugenioides isolate CCC68of chromosome 5, Ceug_1.0, whole genome shotgun sequence containing:
- the LOC113770710 gene encoding protein CELLULOSE SYNTHASE INTERACTIVE 1, coding for MYPPSTNPTLPPLKEPPAETPAEALDKITRLLTSLLPSTLSITSFTSRWQVLRSKLASLKSMLSELSDSAHWSDNLLLQSLLPNVFSTLQRVQTLCQQCSDPSFTPGKLLMQSDLDMCTGWLSKLIHDLDLLLRSGVLRQSNAIVLSHPSVNSSKEDLSLFVKDLFTRLQIGGTEFKKKALDSLVQLLSEDEKSAGLVAKDGEVSYLVSLLDMNANTFIREQAVLAVSMLASNSDQSRKCVFEEGALGPLLRIIESGSMPLKEKAAMAVECITLDAENAWAVSAYGGVSILVELCKSGSSVAQSHAIGAVRNVSTNEDIRLALADEGAIPVLLQLLVSGTASAQEKAANCVAILASSSEHFRNLLLQEKSLHRLLHCLHASSSSDTLEHILRAIYSLSGMDSAFRMLSASTTFIVQIADLIKHGNVMLQHISASLLAKLSISEGNKRAISGCMGSLVKLMESAKPDGLQEVAANALVSLLAVRSNRKDLVKDEKCLMRLVQMLDPRNDFVSKKFPIAVVAAIMASGSQGCRKRLVAAGVYGHLQKLAEMEVIGAKKALQRLSGNRLKSIFSMTWRE